The DNA sequence TTGGTAGATGGAAAGGCCCTTTCCACATGGAACCCTTCAATGTATTCGATACCGAACCATCCCTGTGGAGATATCCATACCATTCCCCATATATTTTATCATCAAAATGATTAAAAGACCAAT is a window from the Bacillota bacterium genome containing:
- a CDS encoding N-acylglucosamine 2-epimerase; translated protein: WSFNHFDDKIYGEWYGYLHRDGSVSNTLKGSMWKGPFHLPRALLLCSKLLEKMASVEK